One Amycolatopsis thermophila DNA segment encodes these proteins:
- a CDS encoding YchJ family protein, whose amino-acid sequence MRCPCGSGETYDNCCEPLHRGSSAAPTAERLMRSRFSAFAVGDSAYLLRSWHPDTRPPALQLDPRQRWIRLEVLGTTGGSPFHTTGTVEFRAHYRTPDGPGSVHENSEFARVDGQWVYTRAR is encoded by the coding sequence ATGAGGTGTCCCTGCGGGTCGGGTGAGACGTACGACAACTGCTGCGAGCCGCTGCACCGCGGATCGTCGGCCGCGCCGACGGCCGAGCGGCTGATGCGATCGCGGTTCAGCGCGTTCGCGGTCGGCGACTCGGCCTACCTGCTGCGCAGCTGGCACCCGGACACGCGCCCGCCCGCGCTCCAGCTCGACCCGCGGCAACGCTGGATCCGGCTTGAGGTGCTGGGCACGACGGGCGGGAGCCCGTTCCACACCACCGGCACCGTCGAGTTCCGGGCGCACTACCGCACGCCCGACGGCCCCGGGTCGGTGCACGAGAACAGCGAGTTCGCCCGCGTCGACGGGCAGTGGGTCTACACGCGGGCGCGGTGA
- a CDS encoding p-hydroxycinnamoyl CoA hydratase/lyase: protein MSTGNGQVRTEPWGDTVAVEFDEGIAWVTLNRPDKRNAMNPALNDEMVRVLDHLEADDRCRVLVLTGAGESFSAGMDLKEYFREVDATGSTAVQIKVRRASAEWQWKRLANWSKPTVAMVNGWCFGGAFTPLVACDLAFADEAATFGLSEVNWGIPPGGVVSRALAATVPQRDALYHIMTGEPFDGRRAAEMRLVNEALPASRLRERTREVALKLASMNPVILHAAKTGYKIAQEMPWEQAEDYLYAKLDQSQFADKAGARAKGLGQFLDQKAYRPGLSAFDPEK, encoded by the coding sequence ATGAGCACAGGCAACGGCCAGGTCCGCACGGAACCCTGGGGCGACACGGTGGCGGTGGAGTTCGACGAGGGCATCGCCTGGGTCACGCTCAACCGGCCGGACAAGCGCAACGCGATGAACCCGGCCCTCAACGACGAGATGGTGCGGGTCCTGGACCACCTGGAGGCCGACGACCGCTGCCGCGTGCTGGTCCTCACCGGCGCCGGCGAGTCGTTCTCCGCGGGCATGGACCTCAAGGAGTACTTCCGCGAGGTCGACGCCACCGGCAGCACGGCGGTGCAGATCAAGGTCCGCCGCGCCAGCGCCGAGTGGCAGTGGAAGCGGCTGGCGAACTGGAGCAAACCGACGGTCGCGATGGTCAACGGCTGGTGCTTCGGCGGCGCGTTCACCCCGCTGGTGGCCTGTGACCTGGCCTTCGCCGACGAGGCGGCGACCTTCGGGTTGTCCGAGGTCAACTGGGGCATCCCGCCGGGCGGCGTGGTCAGCCGGGCACTGGCGGCGACCGTGCCGCAGCGGGACGCGCTGTACCACATCATGACCGGCGAGCCGTTCGACGGCCGTCGCGCGGCGGAGATGCGGCTGGTCAACGAGGCGCTGCCGGCGTCCCGCCTGCGCGAGCGCACCCGCGAGGTCGCGCTGAAACTGGCGTCGATGAACCCGGTGATCCTGCACGCGGCCAAGACCGGGTACAAGATCGCCCAGGAGATGCCGTGGGAGCAGGCCGAGGACTACCTCTACGCCAAACTCGACCAGTCCCAGTTCGCCGACAAGGCGGGGGCCCGCGCCAAGGGGCTCGGCCAGTTCCTCGACCAGAAGGCCTACCGGCCGGGCCTGAGCGCCTTCGACCCGGAGAAGTAG
- a CDS encoding AMP-binding protein, protein MSPHAIAVRHGGTELTYAQLFRRVARLAHGLRAAGVRPGDRVAYLGPNHPAYLETLFACGQAGAVFVPLELPADRPGTRLRAGRFRGHRADPHPGVRRHRRAAVR, encoded by the coding sequence ATGAGCCCGCACGCGATCGCGGTCCGCCACGGCGGGACGGAGCTGACCTACGCGCAGCTGTTCCGCCGGGTGGCCCGGCTGGCGCACGGGCTGCGCGCCGCCGGGGTTCGCCCCGGCGACCGGGTCGCCTACCTCGGGCCGAACCACCCGGCGTACCTGGAGACGCTGTTCGCGTGCGGGCAGGCCGGGGCGGTGTTCGTGCCGCTTGAACTTCCGGCTGACCGTCCCGGAACTCGACTACGCGCTGGCCGATTCCGGGGCCACCGTGCTGATCCACACCCCGGAGTACGGCGACACCGCCGCGCGGCTGTCCGGTGA
- a CDS encoding acyl-CoA synthetase, with translation MNFRLTVPELDYALADSGATVLIHTPEYGDTAARLSGDRLTRTPVGALEGTDEEPLDLPTGPDDVCLLMYTSGSTGRPKAAMLTHGNLTWNSVNVLVETDLAGDERALVAAPLFHAAALGMICLPTLLKGGTVVLHSKFDPAAVLSAIEAERVTLMFGVPAMYQAMAAHPSWESVDTSSVRTLLCGGAPVPAEVIRRYLDRGLVFVQGYGMTETAPGALVLDRAHAADKIGSAGVPSFFTDVRVVGPGGEPVPAGEKGEIVVSGPNVMKGYWGRPDATADVLRDGWFHSGDVATVDDDGYFHVVDRIKDVIISGGENVYPAEVENELYGFPGVRACAVIGVPQARWGEVGRAIVVPEPGARVTEDELLGHLRTRLASYKVPRSVVFTDDLPTTGSGKIRKAALRGRDG, from the coding sequence TTGAACTTCCGGCTGACCGTCCCGGAACTCGACTACGCGCTGGCCGATTCCGGGGCCACCGTGCTGATCCACACCCCGGAGTACGGCGACACCGCCGCGCGGCTGTCCGGTGACCGGCTCACCCGGACACCGGTGGGCGCGCTGGAGGGCACGGACGAAGAGCCGCTCGACCTACCCACCGGCCCGGACGACGTGTGCCTGCTGATGTACACCTCCGGCAGCACGGGACGCCCCAAGGCCGCGATGCTCACCCACGGCAACCTGACGTGGAACAGCGTCAACGTCCTGGTGGAGACCGATCTGGCCGGCGACGAGCGGGCCCTGGTCGCCGCGCCGCTGTTCCACGCCGCCGCGCTCGGCATGATCTGCCTGCCCACGCTGCTCAAGGGCGGCACCGTGGTCCTGCACTCGAAGTTCGACCCGGCCGCCGTGCTGTCGGCCATCGAGGCGGAGCGGGTGACGCTGATGTTCGGCGTGCCCGCGATGTACCAGGCGATGGCGGCGCACCCGTCGTGGGAGTCGGTGGACACCTCGAGCGTGCGCACGCTGCTGTGCGGCGGCGCGCCGGTGCCGGCGGAGGTGATCCGCCGGTACCTCGACCGCGGCCTGGTGTTCGTCCAGGGCTACGGGATGACCGAGACCGCGCCGGGCGCGCTGGTCCTGGACCGCGCGCACGCCGCGGACAAGATCGGCTCGGCCGGGGTGCCGTCGTTCTTCACGGACGTGCGGGTGGTCGGTCCCGGCGGCGAACCGGTGCCGGCGGGCGAGAAGGGCGAGATCGTCGTCAGCGGCCCGAACGTGATGAAGGGCTACTGGGGCCGCCCGGACGCGACGGCGGACGTGCTGCGGGACGGCTGGTTCCACTCCGGTGACGTGGCCACTGTGGACGACGACGGGTACTTCCACGTCGTCGACCGGATCAAGGACGTGATCATCTCCGGCGGCGAGAACGTCTACCCGGCCGAGGTGGAGAACGAGCTGTACGGGTTCCCCGGGGTGCGGGCGTGCGCCGTGATCGGTGTGCCGCAAGCGCGGTGGGGCGAGGTGGGCCGCGCGATCGTGGTGCCCGAGCCGGGTGCCCGCGTCACCGAGGACGAGCTCCTCGGCCACCTGCGGACCCGGCTGGCGTCCTACAAGGTGCCCAGGTCGGTGGTGTTCACCGACGACCTGCCCACCACCGGGTCGGGGAAGATCCGCAAGGCGGCCCTGCGCGGCCGGGACGGGTGA
- a CDS encoding alpha/beta fold hydrolase translates to MDIRTRNAVSVTGRPGGQPVMFAHGFGCDQSMWRSVTPAFEADYALVLFDHVGAGSSDLGAWHPERYGSLGGYADDVLQICDELDLRDVVFVGHSVSSMIGALAVAREPSRFAGLVMVCPSPCYIDDDGYTGGFARPDIDELLDSLDSNYLGWSATMAPVIMGNPDRPELGDELTNSFCRTDPEIAREFARVTFLSDNRDDLARVPVPTLVLQSRYDAIAPVSVGDYVHDRLPDSDLVVLDVHGHCPHLSDPDLTRSAIAAFLARRGIR, encoded by the coding sequence ATGGACATCCGGACGAGGAACGCGGTGAGCGTCACCGGCAGGCCGGGCGGGCAGCCGGTGATGTTCGCCCACGGTTTCGGGTGCGACCAGTCGATGTGGCGGTCGGTGACGCCGGCCTTCGAAGCGGATTACGCGCTGGTGCTGTTCGACCACGTCGGTGCGGGCAGCTCCGACCTCGGCGCGTGGCATCCCGAGCGCTACGGCTCGCTCGGCGGGTACGCCGACGACGTCCTGCAGATCTGCGACGAGCTGGACCTGCGGGACGTGGTGTTCGTCGGGCACTCGGTCAGCTCGATGATCGGCGCGCTGGCCGTGGCGCGCGAACCGTCGCGCTTCGCCGGCCTGGTGATGGTGTGCCCGTCGCCCTGCTACATCGACGACGACGGCTACACCGGCGGCTTCGCCCGGCCGGACATCGACGAGCTGCTCGACTCGCTGGACAGCAACTACCTCGGCTGGTCGGCGACGATGGCGCCGGTGATCATGGGCAACCCGGACCGGCCCGAGCTCGGCGACGAGCTGACCAACAGCTTCTGCCGCACCGACCCGGAGATCGCCCGCGAGTTCGCGCGGGTCACGTTCCTGTCCGACAACCGCGACGACCTGGCGCGGGTGCCGGTCCCCACCCTCGTCCTGCAGAGCAGGTACGACGCGATCGCGCCGGTGTCGGTGGGCGACTACGTGCACGACCGGCTGCCGGACAGCGACCTGGTGGTCCTCGACGTGCACGGGCACTGCCCGCACCTGAGCGACCCCGACCTGACCCGGTCGGCGATCGCCGCGTTCCTGGCCCGCCGCGGGATCCGGTGA
- a CDS encoding SpoIIE family protein phosphatase, giving the protein MIEGGSPVLAWDSAEDLWDNAPCGYLVAKPDGTILRVNKTLLNWLGYPAGELVGRRFSDLLTAGGRLYHETHYAPLLRMQSEVREIALELVTADGGRLPVLVNSTLRTGPDGRPGIRTSVFDARARRSYERELLRARREAERERERLARLSQTLQETLLPPGLPEVPGLRAAAYYHTAAAEQLGGDFYDLFPVSGNRWAFFIGDVCGKGAEAAVLTSLARYTLRAAAVQESDPRSVLATLNAVLLQSYRAREGRFCTVLFGLIEPDGDGFRVDLAGGGHPPALRVATDGRVRRLDTPGGQLCGVIPDAAFTAVATRLEPGQVLFLYTDGLFEARDAQGALVGEERLARAAAGFAGLDADAVAGRVARLVADLEEGVSDDTAALVLTVPA; this is encoded by the coding sequence GTGATCGAGGGCGGCTCCCCGGTGCTCGCCTGGGACAGCGCGGAGGACCTCTGGGACAACGCTCCCTGCGGCTATCTCGTCGCGAAGCCCGACGGGACCATCCTGCGGGTCAACAAGACCCTGCTGAACTGGCTCGGCTACCCGGCCGGCGAGCTGGTGGGACGCCGGTTCAGCGACCTGCTCACCGCGGGCGGCCGGCTCTACCACGAGACGCACTACGCGCCGTTGCTGCGGATGCAGTCCGAGGTGCGGGAGATCGCACTGGAACTGGTGACCGCGGACGGCGGTCGCCTGCCGGTGCTGGTCAACTCGACGCTGCGCACCGGCCCGGACGGCAGGCCCGGTATCCGGACCTCCGTCTTCGACGCCCGCGCCCGCCGGTCCTACGAGCGGGAGCTGCTGCGGGCGCGCCGGGAGGCCGAACGGGAGCGCGAGCGGCTGGCCCGGTTGTCGCAGACGCTGCAGGAGACCCTGCTGCCGCCCGGCCTGCCCGAGGTGCCCGGACTGCGTGCCGCCGCCTATTACCACACCGCGGCGGCGGAGCAGCTCGGCGGCGACTTCTACGACCTGTTCCCGGTCAGCGGGAACCGGTGGGCGTTCTTCATCGGCGACGTGTGCGGCAAGGGTGCCGAGGCCGCCGTCCTCACCTCGCTCGCGCGGTACACGCTGCGCGCCGCGGCGGTGCAGGAGTCCGATCCGCGCTCGGTGCTCGCGACGCTCAACGCGGTGCTGCTGCAGTCCTACCGCGCTCGTGAGGGCCGGTTCTGCACCGTCCTGTTCGGACTGATCGAACCGGACGGCGACGGGTTCCGGGTGGATCTCGCCGGTGGTGGCCACCCGCCCGCGCTGCGGGTGGCCACCGACGGCCGGGTGCGCAGGCTGGACACCCCCGGCGGGCAGCTGTGCGGGGTGATCCCCGATGCGGCCTTCACGGCGGTGGCCACCCGGCTCGAGCCGGGGCAGGTGCTGTTCCTCTACACCGACGGGCTGTTCGAGGCGCGCGATGCCCAGGGGGCGCTGGTCGGCGAGGAGCGGCTGGCACGGGCCGCGGCGGGGTTCGCCGGGCTGGACGCGGACGCCGTGGCCGGGCGGGTCGCGCGGCTGGTGGCGGACCTGGAGGAGGGCGTGTCCGACGACACAGCCGCGCTGGTGCTCACCGTGCCCGCCTGA
- a CDS encoding tryptophan dimethylallyltransferase family protein: MAGFPDDDGDPVVVLRELLDAAGRRPLTRPPLWPSDVADDATPVEFSLALDESGDRAVRILGEPIPENPGPAANIHAAKRFLTHMAQRLDLTLHRFHAVEDLFLAEEPQGKFALWFSVILRPGRPPALKVYFNPLVRGVDAAPALVAEALRRLGLDEAYDTVASSALRRGAADRFSFFALDLDNGPLSRVKLYISHESADSATVERAAEAVDGVNPMALREFLTLAGGGTGPFAGRPLVSSYSFVEAGAGRPGNYSLYLPIRDYVPDDEVARAQVLAHFDRAGLPAAELDRAIGAVTGRALRDGTGLIAHVSLRLGRFGTGTTVYLSSEAYAVTAPRGRMSTAQPRGTATATL, from the coding sequence GTGGCAGGTTTTCCGGACGACGACGGCGATCCCGTCGTCGTCCTGCGTGAGCTTCTCGATGCCGCGGGCCGCCGCCCGCTGACCCGGCCCCCGTTGTGGCCCTCGGACGTCGCCGACGACGCGACCCCGGTGGAGTTCTCGCTCGCGCTGGACGAGAGCGGCGACCGCGCGGTGCGGATCCTCGGTGAGCCTATCCCGGAGAACCCCGGTCCCGCAGCAAACATCCACGCCGCGAAGCGCTTTCTCACCCACATGGCGCAGCGCCTGGACCTGACGCTGCACCGGTTCCACGCGGTCGAGGACCTCTTCCTCGCCGAGGAGCCGCAGGGGAAGTTCGCGCTGTGGTTCTCCGTCATCCTGCGTCCCGGGCGCCCGCCCGCGCTCAAGGTGTACTTCAACCCGCTGGTGCGCGGCGTCGACGCCGCACCCGCACTGGTCGCCGAAGCCCTGCGGCGCCTGGGTTTGGACGAGGCCTACGACACGGTGGCGAGCTCCGCGTTGCGCCGCGGCGCGGCGGACCGCTTCTCGTTCTTCGCGCTGGACCTCGACAACGGCCCGCTGTCGCGGGTGAAGCTCTACATCTCCCACGAGTCGGCGGATTCGGCCACGGTCGAGCGCGCCGCGGAGGCCGTCGACGGCGTGAACCCCATGGCACTGCGGGAGTTCCTCACGCTCGCCGGGGGCGGGACCGGGCCGTTCGCGGGCCGGCCGCTGGTGTCGAGCTACTCGTTCGTCGAGGCCGGCGCCGGGCGGCCCGGCAACTACAGCCTCTACCTGCCCATCCGCGACTACGTCCCGGACGACGAGGTGGCGCGGGCCCAGGTGCTGGCCCACTTCGACCGGGCCGGGCTGCCCGCGGCGGAGCTGGACCGCGCGATCGGCGCGGTCACCGGCCGCGCGCTGCGGGACGGGACGGGCCTGATCGCGCACGTCTCCCTGCGTCTCGGCCGCTTCGGGACCGGGACCACGGTATATCTTTCTTCGGAGGCCTACGCCGTGACGGCGCCGCGCGGGCGGATGAGCACCGCCCAGCCGCGCGGCACGGCCACCGCCACGCTCTGA
- a CDS encoding tryptophanase: MKPFPPYRVQVVKEIPITTRQEREEALSRAGYNMFDLPASMVTIDLLTDSGTGAVSAAQEAGAAAADRSYAGSDSWFRFREALADLTSFPHLFPVHQGRAAERVLFSTVLKPGQISLSNTHFDTTRANVELTGAEARDLPCAEAADLDSREPFKGNIDLGALEDTLAGPDGPRVGQVLITITNNGGGGQPVSMANLKAVRALCDRFRVPFFLDAARFAENSWLVIQREQGYADKTPKQVAQETFALADGFVASLKKDAISPMGAAIGVRDTELAKQCEAILIATEGFRTYGGMGAHDLERVAQGLREVLDPHYLRNRAEETAHFARLINEAGVDIVQPAGVHGLYLNAGRLLQHLPPHGFPGHALACELYLAGGIRCAELGSLYLGTFDESHNLVSPAPFELVRLAIPRRTYTLAHLEYVADVLASIAKNPERVPEYRVTYAPELLRHFNLKLRQVRRGV, translated from the coding sequence ATGAAGCCGTTCCCGCCGTACCGGGTCCAGGTTGTCAAGGAGATACCGATCACGACCCGGCAGGAGCGGGAGGAAGCGCTTTCCCGCGCCGGCTACAACATGTTCGACCTGCCGGCGAGCATGGTCACCATCGACCTGCTGACCGACTCCGGCACGGGCGCGGTCTCGGCGGCCCAGGAGGCCGGCGCCGCGGCGGCCGACCGGTCCTACGCGGGCTCGGACTCGTGGTTCCGGTTCCGGGAGGCGCTGGCGGACCTGACGTCGTTCCCACACCTGTTCCCGGTCCACCAGGGCCGCGCGGCGGAGCGGGTGCTGTTCTCCACGGTCCTGAAGCCGGGGCAGATCTCGCTGTCCAACACGCACTTCGACACCACCCGCGCCAACGTGGAGCTGACCGGCGCGGAGGCGCGGGACCTGCCCTGCGCGGAGGCGGCCGACCTGGACAGCCGGGAGCCGTTCAAGGGCAACATCGACCTGGGGGCGCTGGAGGACACGCTGGCGGGCCCGGACGGGCCGCGGGTGGGCCAGGTGCTCATCACCATCACCAACAACGGTGGCGGCGGGCAGCCGGTGTCGATGGCGAACCTCAAGGCCGTGCGCGCGCTGTGCGACCGGTTCCGGGTGCCGTTCTTCCTCGACGCGGCGCGGTTCGCGGAGAACTCGTGGCTGGTGATCCAGCGCGAGCAGGGGTACGCGGACAAGACGCCCAAGCAGGTCGCGCAGGAGACCTTCGCACTGGCCGACGGATTCGTGGCGAGCCTGAAGAAGGACGCGATCTCGCCGATGGGCGCCGCGATCGGCGTCCGGGACACCGAGCTGGCCAAACAGTGCGAGGCGATCCTCATCGCCACCGAGGGGTTCCGGACCTACGGCGGCATGGGCGCGCACGACCTGGAGCGCGTCGCGCAGGGCCTGCGGGAGGTCCTGGACCCCCACTACCTGCGCAACCGGGCCGAGGAGACGGCCCACTTCGCCCGGCTGATCAACGAGGCCGGGGTCGACATCGTCCAGCCCGCGGGCGTGCACGGCCTGTACCTCAACGCCGGCCGCCTCCTCCAGCACCTGCCCCCGCACGGCTTCCCGGGACACGCCCTGGCGTGCGAGCTGTACCTCGCCGGCGGGATCCGGTGCGCCGAGCTGGGGTCGCTGTACCTGGGCACGTTCGACGAGTCGCACAACCTGGTGAGCCCGGCGCCGTTCGAGCTGGTCCGGTTGGCGATTCCGCGCCGGACGTACACGCTGGCGCACCTGGAGTACGTGGCCGACGTGCTCGCCTCGATCGCCAAGAACCCGGAGCGGGTGCCCGAGTACCGGGTGACCTACGCGCCCGAGTTGCTGCGGCACTTCAACCTGAAGCTGCGCCAGGTTCGACGGGGCGTGTAG
- a CDS encoding GTP-binding protein codes for MASTGSEEAGVIPTPVKIVIAGGFGAGKTTMVASVSEIVPLSTEEVMTEASAGVDDLTGVERKTTTTVALDFGRITISPQTVLYLFGTPGQDRFWFMWDELALGAIGTVVLVDTRRLDSSFAAIDFFERRKIPFIVAVNCFDDADEYEEDEIRKALAISPGVPVMFFDARSRESSKLALIRLVRYAMSKLPAEPELTRA; via the coding sequence ATGGCCTCAACAGGCTCTGAAGAGGCGGGCGTCATCCCGACGCCGGTCAAGATCGTGATCGCGGGCGGTTTCGGCGCCGGCAAGACCACCATGGTCGCGTCGGTGAGCGAGATCGTGCCGCTGTCCACCGAGGAGGTGATGACGGAGGCCAGCGCCGGTGTCGACGACCTCACCGGCGTCGAACGCAAGACCACCACGACGGTCGCGCTGGACTTCGGCCGCATCACCATCTCGCCCCAGACGGTGCTCTACCTGTTCGGCACGCCCGGGCAGGACCGGTTCTGGTTCATGTGGGACGAGCTCGCGCTCGGCGCCATCGGAACCGTGGTGCTGGTCGACACGCGACGGCTGGACTCCAGCTTCGCGGCGATCGACTTCTTCGAACGGCGCAAGATCCCGTTCATCGTGGCGGTCAACTGCTTCGACGACGCGGACGAGTACGAAGAGGACGAGATCCGCAAGGCGCTCGCCATCTCCCCCGGTGTGCCCGTGATGTTCTTCGACGCGCGGTCGCGGGAGTCGAGCAAGCTGGCGCTCATCCGGCTGGTTCGCTACGCGATGAGCAAGCTGCCCGCCGAGCCCGAGCTGACGCGGGCCTGA
- a CDS encoding DUF742 domain-containing protein: MADDQWYDEAAGPLIRPYAITRGRIPSVDIKLDVATQVMAIRGNHDPIGLTPEHLTILELCQRPLSVAEIAVYVKVPLAVVKVLCSDLIERGAVIVRSPSQPAKAPDRELLQAVLDGLNRL; this comes from the coding sequence ATGGCGGACGACCAGTGGTACGACGAAGCGGCCGGGCCGCTGATCCGGCCGTACGCCATCACCCGGGGCAGGATCCCGTCCGTCGACATCAAGCTCGACGTGGCGACGCAGGTGATGGCCATCCGGGGCAACCACGACCCGATCGGCCTCACCCCGGAACACCTGACGATCCTCGAGTTGTGCCAGCGCCCGCTGTCGGTCGCTGAAATTGCCGTGTACGTCAAGGTCCCCCTCGCCGTGGTCAAGGTGCTGTGCAGCGATCTGATCGAACGGGGCGCCGTGATCGTCCGTTCTCCGTCGCAGCCGGCCAAGGCCCCGGATCGCGAACTACTCCAGGCGGTGCTCGATGGCCTCAACAGGCTCTGA
- a CDS encoding roadblock/LC7 domain-containing protein — protein MNENENSKVDLNWLLDDTVDRVVGAQHAVVLSADGLLMGKSANLSKDDSDQLSAIASSLQSLAKGASRHFQRGPVLQTLIEMAEGYLFVCAAGQGACLAILAEETVDVEMIAYEMSRLVKRVGDYMTSAPRDAARFVPEHN, from the coding sequence ATGAACGAGAACGAGAATTCCAAGGTCGACCTGAACTGGCTGCTCGACGACACGGTTGACCGGGTCGTCGGGGCGCAGCACGCCGTGGTGCTCTCGGCCGACGGGCTGCTCATGGGCAAGTCCGCGAACCTGTCGAAGGACGACTCGGACCAGCTGTCGGCGATCGCGTCCAGCCTGCAGAGCCTCGCCAAGGGCGCCAGCAGGCACTTCCAGCGCGGCCCGGTGCTGCAGACCCTCATCGAGATGGCGGAGGGCTACCTCTTCGTGTGCGCGGCCGGTCAGGGCGCGTGCCTGGCGATTCTCGCCGAGGAGACCGTCGACGTGGAGATGATCGCCTACGAGATGAGCCGTCTCGTCAAGCGCGTCGGTGACTACATGACGTCGGCTCCCCGGGATGCCGCGAGGTTCGTTCCGGAGCACAACTGA